The following are encoded together in the Lathyrus oleraceus cultivar Zhongwan6 chromosome 3, CAAS_Psat_ZW6_1.0, whole genome shotgun sequence genome:
- the LOC127129624 gene encoding uncharacterized protein LOC127129624 produces the protein MDIDYAIRKDEPLAITDESTPAAIALYERWERSNRLSVMFIKIKVTGGICGFVDQHENVCDLLKAIDDQFVTSEKALASTLIMKFSFYRLISVKGVREHIMKMRDISAQLKKLEVDMSDSFLVHYILNSLSSEYEPFKISYNTHKDKWSINELMTMCVQEEQKLVMEQSESALLTSTRGKNKAFKTDKSQVNHKGKFKIPPQGDIKKEAKCYFCKKGGHMKKECPGFKE, from the coding sequence ATGGACATAGACTATGCTATTAGGAAAGACGAACCACTTGCAATTACAGATGAAAGTACTCCAGCTGCAATCGCACTATATGAGCGGTGGGAGAGATCCAACCGGCTCAGTGTGATGTTCATTAAGATTAAGGTCACAGGTGGAATATGTGGTTTTGTCGATCAACATGAGAATGTCTGTGATTTGCTGAAAGCCATTGACGATCAGTTCGTCACTTCTGAAAAGGCTTTGGCAAGCACATTAATTATGAAATTTTCCTTCTACCGACTCATCAGTGTGAAAGGTGTGCGTGAGCACATAATGAAAATGCGTGACATTTCAGCTCAACTTAAGAAACTTGAGGTTGATATGTCTGACTCCTTCCTGGTGCACTATATTCTGAACTCTCTTTCGTCTGAGTATGAGCCTTTCAAGATCTCCTACAATACACATAAAGACAAATGGTCAATCAATGAATTAATGACCATGTGTGTTCAGGAAGAACAAAAGCTTGTAATGGAACAAAGTGAGAGTGCATTGCTGACAAGCACTCGCGGGAAGAACAAAGCTTTCAAAACTGACAAGTCACAAGTAAATCATAAAGGGAAATTCAAAATACCACCGCAAGGTGATATCAAGAAAGAAGCAAAGTGTTACTTCTGTAAAAAGGGAGGACACATGAAGAAGGAATGCCCTGGATTCAAAGAATGA
- the LOC127132492 gene encoding uncharacterized protein LOC127132492, with product MGGVGAAAPNTEVQYTTAKISVWWDIENCHVPKGFDPHQIAQNISSALVRMNFCGPVSISSYGDTTRIPASVQHALSSTGISLNHVPAGVKDASDKKILVDMLFWAVDNPAPANYLLISGDRDFSNALHQLRMRRYNILLAQPQKASAPLVAAAKNVWLWTSLLSGGPPLSNGESQQLGNGSLLSSSETLQVPVSNATQTQQQGGPYSEVHPGNSKYQNGGRGFDSRYQGRPNWRNPNQPNGSKAMSPPPVGPQDNRNNVNNYRPGNYNPNAPHSGPAMNFVRANSDQLWSNNGHQHPYSQPLRPNDFPLQPPFAPSNSFSPNSHTFATTPVPPRTSGPNFGTGSNTPVPNIGNLNISGHPNNAHNPRTVPQRSGELKPNPKGTPLLVRSTNEQNGHMVHSSSTQGYPHGPPEYQPTSSAAMGNNNKLPANGKWGSSGISKPSEYVQGLIGVVLLALNSLKNAKMMPTEKNITDSIRYGDSKHRNTDVKKALESAMEQQMVVKQNLGALTLYVGKNDKLWKCVNPLGGNPKQHSKEIWDEIQNFLTTPAGRSAIMGTQCKYEAGMVIKNMCFKDLALGDVLQILNMLILHKKWIVHQQSGWQPLILTLPESNLDSGVTAGA from the exons ATGGGCGGAGTTGGAGCAGCAGCACCGAACACGGAGGTTCAATACACCACGGCGAAGATTTCCGTATGGTGGGATATAGAAAACTGTCACGTTCCCAAGGGTTTCGATCCTCACCAAATAGCACAGAATATCAGTTCAGCGCTTGTTCGGATGAACTTCTGCGGCCCCGTTTCGATCTCTTCCTACGGCGATACAACTAGGATTCCCGCGTCTGTTCAGCATGCTCTCTCCAGCACCGGAATTTCCCTCAATCATGTTCCTGCTG GTGTGAAAGATGCAAGTGATAAGAAGATCCTTGTCGACATGCTGTTTTGGGCAGTGGACAACCCTGCACCTGCAAACTATTTATTGATTTCAGGTGATCGAGATTTCTCTAATGCCCTCCATCAATTGCGAATGAGGAGGTATAATATTCTTCTTGCACAACCTCAAAAAGCATCTGCTCCCCTAGTCGCAGCTGCTAAGAACGTATGGCTTTGGACTAGTCTCTTATCCGGAGGACCTCCGTTATCTAATGGAGAATCACAACAGCTTGGTAATGGTAGTCTCCTATCATCTTCTGAAACTTTACAAGTTCCTGTATCAAATGCCACTCAGACACAACAACAAGGGGGTCCCTACTCTGAAGTTCATCCTGGAAATTCAAAATATCAAAATGGAGGAAGGGGGTTTGATTCTAGATATCAGGGGAGGCCGAATTGGAGAAACCCGAATCAACCTAATGGGTCCAAAGCCATGAGTCCACCTCCAGTTGGACCTCAAGATAACCGTAATAACGTAAACAATTATCGACCTGGCAACTATAATCCAAATGCTCCTCATAGCGGCCCTGCCATGAATTTTGTCCGCGCCAATTCTGATCAGTTATGGAGCAATAATGGCCATCAACATCCTTATTCCCAACCATTAAGACCGAACGACTTCCCATTGCAGCCTCCTTTTGCACCTAGTAATTCATTTTCTCCAAATTCCCATACTTTTGCAACTACACCGGTGCCACCTAGGACTAGTGGCCCCAATTTCGGTACAGGATCAAATACACCTGTGCCAAACATTGGTAATCTGAACATTTCTGGTCATCCTAATAATGCTCATAACCCCCGTACTGTTCCGCAACGGAGTGGAGAGTTGAAACCTAATCCTAAGGGTACTCCACTTCTGGTAAGATCAACGAATGAACAAAATGGACATATGGTGCATAGCAGTAGCACGCAAGGCTATCCACATGGTCCACCAGAATATCAACCTACATCGTCGGCAGCAATGGGTAATAATAATAAACTTCCTGCTAATGGTAAGTGGGGATCTTCAGGAATTTCTAAACCTTCTGAATATGTACAAGGCCTTATAGGGGTTGTATTACTTGCCCTTAACTCACTAAAAAATGCAAAGATGATGCCGACTGAGAAAAATATTACTGATAGCATCCGTTATGGAGATTCCAAGCATCGCAACACTGATGTTAAGAAGGCTCTGGAGAGTGCAATGGAGCAGCAGATGGTGGTGAAACAGAATTTAGGTGCTCTGACGTTGTATGTAGGTAAGAATGATAAACTTTGGAAATGTGTAAATCCTTTAGGTGGAAATCCTAAACAGCACTCAAAAGAAATTTGGGATGAAATTCAAAATTTTTTAACAACCCCTGCTGGAAGATCAGCAATAATGGGTACACAGTGCAA GTATGAAGCAGGTATGGTGATAAAGAACATGTGCTTTAAAGATCTTGCTTTGGGCGATGTCCTTCAGATATTGAATATGTTGATTCTCCATAAAAAATGGATAGTTCATCAGCAGTCTGGCTGGCAACCACTCATCCTTACTCTTCCTGAGTCAAATCTCGATTCAGGGGTCACCGCTGGTGCATAG